The following coding sequences are from one Stigmatopora nigra isolate UIUO_SnigA chromosome 10, RoL_Snig_1.1, whole genome shotgun sequence window:
- the pfkfb4b gene encoding 6-phosphofructo-2-kinase/fructose-2,6-bisphosphatase 4b isoform X2, whose amino-acid sequence MLDNAEYLVDACPKELTQNPLRKIWLPGKSGHIKHRRVCMTNCPTLIVTVGLPARGKTYISKKLTRYLNWIGVPTKEFNVGQYRRDCVKIYKSFEFFSPDNEEGLKIRRHCAMAALNDIRQYLSVEGGQVAVFDATNTTRERRGAIVKFAEQNGFKVFFVESVCEDPDVIAQNIVQVKLGNPDYIHCDTQEAIEDFMKRIKCYESSYQPLDEVLDRDMPYIKIMDVGRRYLVNRVQDHIQSRIVYYLMNIHITPRSIYLSRHGESDLNIKGRIGGDSALSGRGKEYATCLRKYIQEQNIKDLKVWTSQMKRTIQTAECLGVPYEQWKSLNEIDAGVCEEMMYEEIQEHYPLEFALRDQDKYRYRYPKGESYEDLVQRLEPVIMELERQENVLVVCHQAVMRCLLAYFLDKTAVELPYLKCPLHTVLKLTPLAYGCKVESVYLGVDAVNTHRERPESDLNLEDATLSATSSLLVHHDA is encoded by the exons TTTGCATGACCAACTGCCCCACCCTCATCGTGACAGTCGGCCTTCCGGCACGAGGGAAGACTTACATCTCAAAGAAGCTCACACGCTACCTAAACTGGATCGGAGTGCCCACCAAAG AGTTCAATGTCGGGCAATACCGCAGGGATTGTGTAAAGATCTACAAATCCTTTGAGTTTTTCAGTCCAGATAATGAAGAGGGCTTAAAAATCAGACG TCACTGTGCAATGGCAGCTCTTAATGACATTCGGCAGTACCTGAGCGTAGAAGGAGGCCAAGTAGCC GTATTTGACGCCACCAACACAACGAGAGAAAGACGGGGGGCCATCGTCAAGTTTGCAGAACAAAACGGCTTCAAA gtgtTCTTCGTAGAGTCTGTATGTGAAGACCCGGACGTTATTGCACAAAACATTGTG CAAGTCAAGCTGGGGAACCCGGACTACATCCACTGTGACACTCAGGAAGCCATTGAGGACTTCATGAAGAGGATTAAGTGTTACGAGTCGTCTTATCAGCCTCTAGATGAGGTTTTGGACAG GGACATGCCCTACATAAAGATCATGGACGTGGGCCGTCGATACTTGGTGAACCGCGTGCAAGACCATATCCAGAGCCGGATTGTCTATTACCTGATGAACATCCACATCACGCCGCGCTCCATTTACTTGAGTAGGCATGGCGAGAGCGACCTCAACATCAAGGGCCGCATCGGAGGCGACTCGGCCTTGTCGGGGCGGGGTAAAGAG TATGCCACATGTCTGAGGAAGTACATTCAGGAGCAGAACATCAAGGATTTGAAAGTATGGACCAGCCAGATGAAGAGAACCATACAGACGGCGGAATGTCTTGGAGTTCCCTACGAACAGTGGAAATCTTTGAATGAGATTGACGCC GGCGTGTGTGAGGAAATGATGTATGAAGAGATCCAAGAACATTACCCACTGGAGTTTGCACTGAGAGACCAGGATAAATATCGTTACCGCTATCCCAAAGGAGAG TCGTATGAAGACCTGGTGCAACGTCTAGAGCCTGTCATCATGGAGCTGGAGAGGCAGGAAAATGTTCTGGTGGTTTGTCACCAAGCTGTCATGCGCTGCCTTCTCGCATACTTCCTAGACAAGACCGCAG TTGAGTTGCCTTATCTAAAATGTCCCTTGCACACAGTGCTGAAGTTGACGCCATTGGCTTACG GATGCAAAGTGGAGTCCGTCTATTTAGGCGTGGATGCTGTTAACACACACCGAGAGCGACCAGAG AGTGATCTCAACCTGGAGGACGCCACGCTCTCCGCAACTTCGTCCTTACTCGTCCATCACGACGCATGA